In Corallococcus silvisoli, the genomic stretch GCGAAATCCTGCGCGCGCTGAAGCGCCGCGCGGAGGCGCACTTCTCCGGCAAGGTGGAGCAGGCCGTCATCACCGTGCCCGCCTACTTCGACGACGCGCAGCGCCAGGCCACTCGCGACGCGGGGAAGCTCGCCGGCCTGGAGGTCCTGCGGCTGCTCAACGAGCCCACCGCGGCGGCGCTGGCCTACGGCCTGGACAAGGGCAGCCAGGGCTTGTTCGCCGTCTATGACCTGGGCGGCGGCACGTTCGACATCTCCATCCTCAAGCTGGAGGACGGCGTGTTCGAGGTGAAGTCCACCGGCGGCGACTCCGCGCTGGGAGGCGACGACTTCGACCGGGCCATCGCGGAGCGCGTGCTCCAGAAGATGGGCGTGGGCTCCCCCTCCCCCGAGCAGGTCGCGGAGGTGCTGGGCTCCGCGCGCCGCGCGAAGGAGGCGCTCACCGACGCGGCGGAGGTGACGCTCACCGTCGGCGGGCATTCGCAGCCGGTGACGCGCGCGGACTTCGAGGCGTGGATCCAACCGCTCGTGGCGAAGACGGGCGCGGTGTGCCGGCGGGCCCTCAAGGACGCGGGCGCGGCGCCGGGCGAGCTGGACGGCGTCATCCTGGTGGGCGGCTCCACGCGCGTGCCCGCGGTGCGCCGCTTCGTGGCGGAGCTGTTCGGCCGCGAGCCCCTGGGCGACATCGATCCGGATCAGGTCGTCGCGCTGGGCGCGGCGGTGCAGGCCAGCCTGCTCACCGACGGCAACCGCCAGGACGAGGTGCTGCTGCTGGACGTCATCCCCCTGTCGCTGGGCCTGGAGACGATGGGCGGCATCACGGAGAAGCTCATCCCGCGCAACTCCACCATCCCCACGGCGGCGGCGCAGGTGTTCACCACGTTCAAGGACCACCAGACGGGCCTGGACGTGCACGTGGTGCAGGGCGAGCGGGAGCTGGTGCAGGACAACCGCAGCCTCGCGCGCTTCACCCTCTCCGGCATTCCCCCCATGGCGGCCGGCATGGCCCGCGTGGAGGTGCGCTTCCAGGTGGACGCGGACGGCATCCTCTCCGTCACCGCGAAGGAGCAGAGCACCGGCGTCGCGCAGGCCATCACGGTGAAGCCCAGCCACGGCCTGTCGGAGGAGGAGATCGAGAAGATGCTCCTCGACTCCATCGACTTCGCGGAGGACGACATCCAGGCCCGCCAGCTGCGCGAGCAGCAGGTCGACGCCGAGCGCGTCCTGGCCGAAGCGGACCGCCAGCTGCGCGAGAACGCGGCCCTGCTGGAGGCCGGCGAGCCGGAGGCCATCCAGGCCGCCATGGACCGCGTGCGCGAGGCCGCGCGGGGCAAGGACTACCTGGCCGTGAAGGAGGCCCTGCACGCGCTGGATGAAGCGTCCCGGGCCTTCATCGAGCGGGTCATGAACCGCGCCATCACCCAGGTGGTGTCCGGCCATTCCGTGGAGGAGTACTGAGCCGTGCCCAAGGTCACCTTCAAGAGCCCCCTGGCGGAGGTCGCCGTGGACGTGCCCCCGGGCACCACCCTGCTGGACGCCGCGGAGAAGGGCGAGGCCCAGGTGGGCCACAGCTGCGGCGGCGTGTGCGGGTGCTCCACCTGCCACGTCTGGGTCCGCAAGGGCCTGGACTCGCTGAGCGAGCAGCGGGACGACGAGATGGACCGCCTGGACATGGGCTTCGACGTGCGGCCCTACTCCCGCCTCTCCTGCCAGACGGAGGTCGGCGGCGAGGACGTCACGGTGGAGATCACCGAGGAGTCGCTGGTCGCCTTCATGGACGAGAACCCGGCCATCCGCCGGCAGCTCGAGTCCGAGGGGAAATGGCCCCTGAAGAAGTAGGGTGAAAAAGGGTGCTTGACCGGGCGGAAGAGGTTCTTTATACGTCTCGCCCGTCGCACCGCAGCGCCCCACCCGCCCAGGTGGTGGAATTGGTAGACACACTAGATTCAGGGTCTAGCGCCTGCAAGGGCATGGAGGTTCGAGTCCTCTCCTGGGCATGAAGTTAAAGAAGGGCCCCGACCACAAGTCGGGGCCCTTTTTGTTTTCCGGCCCCGCCCCTTTCGCGGCTCAGGGCGGCGCGGGTTCCACGGCCTCGTGCGCCACGTGGTGCGCGGCGGCGTTGGCCAGCCGGCCGCCCTTGCGCAGGTCGCGGATCCGCAGCTTGGAGCGGTACACGGACCACGCGCCCACGGACACCAGGCTGAGCACGGTGCCCAGGTGGGTCAGCGTGGCGAAGGCGGCCGCGTCCTCAGGGTTGGCCCCCAGCGAGCGCGCCGCCCAGCTCGTCACGAAGTAGTAGATGCCCATGCCCGCGGGGACGCCCGGCAGCGCCTGCCCCAGGGAGATGGCGCCCAGGACGACGGCGCCCGCGAAGAGGCCCCCGGGGATGTGCACGCCGCGCAGCGCGAGCCCGTACGCCAGCGCGGAGGCGAACACCGGGAAGATGGAGAAGAAGAACACCTTCGCCATGCCCTTGAAGGAGCGCGCGGTGCCCAGGCCCTCGCCCACGTGGGAGAGGAAGCTGTCCACGCGGGGCAGGCTGTGGCGCTGGTGCAGCCAGCGGCCCAGCGGGGCCGCCCAGTGGGCCAGCAGCACCACCAGCGCCACCAGGCCGATGCACAGCGACAGGGCCACCTTCATCTCCCCGCGGAAGTGGGCCATCGTCTCGCCGAAGGGGCCCAGGAAGGACAGGGCCACGAGCAGCATCAGGCAGGCGAACTCCATCAGCTTGCACACGCCCACGGTGCCCAGGCCCCGGATGAAGGGCACGTGCTGCGTGCGCGACAGGAGGAAGGCCCGCGTCACCTCCCCCAGCTTCCCGGGCAGCGCGTTGTGCACGAAGACGCCAATGCCCACCAGGTGGTAGCGGTCGCGGAACGGGATGGGCCTGCGCAGCGTGGCCTGCCACTGCACCGCCCGCAGCGGCACGAGCGACGCCTGGAGCAGCAGGAAGGGCACCAGCCACACCAGGTGCCCCGGCAGGTCGTCCACGAACTTGCGCAGCGGGAAGCGCGGGATGAACAGCTCGCCCTGCCCGCTCAGGTTCCACTTGAAGAAGGCGGTGGACAGCAGCAACACGGACAGGGCGAGCCCCACCACCGCGCCCAGCACCTTGAGCCACGTGCGTCCGCCGGCATTGGGAAGCCGCATGGTCCACCCTTCCGAGGAATCAATGGAGGCTCCGGGGTGAGCCGGTGTCCAGGTACGCCTCGGCCAGCCGCTCGTGCAGCCGCGAGCAGTGGCTCAGGCCGGACAGGTCCACGGGGCCGTGCGCGGGCCACATCACCAGGCTGTCGGACTCCACGCGCGTGAGGCCCCCGTGCGAACCGAACTCCCACGCGAAGCCCACCGTGCCGCCCTTCCGGACGGCCGCGCCGAAGAGCACCAGGTCTCCCGCCGTGTCCATGCGCGGCAACCCGTGGAGGAAGTCCGCCACGGCGTGCCGGCTGTACTCGGAGGTCAGCGGCGCGCGGTCCAGGTCCGCCGGGCCGTAGACACCGCCGCCCATCACCACCACCGCCTCGGTGCCCCGGCGCATCGCCAGCATGCCGATGTCCGGATTGTCCAGGGCGCGCGCCAGCACCTCCGGGTAGCGCGACAGCAGCTCGCGCGCCTCCAGCGGCGCCGGGCGCCCGCTCAGGTAGACGTGGGCGAAGTTGCCGGCCTCCACCACCACCGGACGGAAGGGCTCGCGCACGGACGTGTCCGGCGCCGGGGGGGCCCTGCCGTCCAGCAGCCCGCGCCACACGTCGTCATGCAGCGGCGGCGTGGGGCCCTCGAAGAGCACGGCCTCCAGGCGCCGGCCCTGGCGCTGCTCCAGGGGCAGGCTGTCCACGTGCCCGTGGTCCGACAGGAGGATGACGTCGTAGGGCTCCGGCGCGGCGCGGGCCACGGCGAACAGCTCCGCCAGCGACGCGTCCACGCGGTGCAGCTCCGACAGCGCCAGCGCCGAGCGCGGCCCCCGGCGATGCGCGACCTCGTCGTAGTTCCCGTACACCAGGTAGATGAGCGGCACGCCGCGCACCATGTCCACCAGGGACTTGGTGTACGCGAAGCTCCAGCCCAACCGCTGGAGGAGGATGCGGCTCAGGAGGAACCCCTGCTCATGGCGCCAGTCGTTGAGCGAGCGCGCCCACTGGTTCACCTCGTGCACGGCGTGCCAGGACTCCATGCCGAGCGAACACAGGAACTCCCACGCGCCGCGCGTGCGCGCCGAGCCCAGGCCCTGCATCTCGTAGGAGAGCGAGCGCGCCATCAGCTTGAAGCTCGACAGCGTGCTCATGCACATGTGGTTGCGGGCGCCCGCGTGGAAGAGCGAGAAGTAGGTGTGGCCGCCGTGGTCCAGCAGGCTCATGCGGCCGTGCCCCCGCAGGCGCGCGTCGATGGCCATCGCGTCCGCCGGGGCATTCATCTGCACCTTGCGGCCGAGCGTCCGGTCGAACCAGCTGTAGCCCGGCAGGTTGGGGTGCTGGAGTCCGTAGAGCAGCCCTGCCTGGAAGAACGGCGTGGAGGTCGGCGCGCCCCAGAATGCGTTCTCCAGGTGATACGCGCCAGACCTGACCAGATGTGAAACAAAGGGCATCTGGCCTGAAACAATGGCTTCGTCCAGGAGGGCCTTGGGAACCCCGTCCAGATGGACGAGCAATGCGTTCCGGGGCCGACGCGCCGCCACGGGCGGAACTTTCGACCCGATCCTCCGGACCAAGCGGTTGGCCCAGTTCCGTGAATTTTCGCTGACGAGCTCGTTGAGACTTTCGCGCACGTTGACGGCTCCCCCATCCGGCAAGGCAAAATGGGCATTCAGGGGGACAGGTGCTTCCGGGGCCGTGTTGCTCTCTTGGAGGGCAGGCGGGCGGAAAGGGCATCTTGTCCCGGGCTGGAATCGACGCGCCCCCCTGGGGCTTCACGGGGTTTCGATGCTGGCTCCTGTCGTCTTCCTCTTCTTCCTGCTGCTGTCGCTCAGCGCCGTGGCGGCCGGACGGACCGCGCCCGGGCTCGTGCCCGTGAAGCAGACGCCGACGATGGATGGCATCGCCCTGCCCCTGTTGAGCTTCAGCTCGGATCAAGGCTTCGGGTACGGCGCCGTGGGCGGCATGTATCTGTACGGGCCGGGCAAGTCGCCCTATGCGCACGCCCTGGCCGCGCAGGTGTTCTTCAGCTCACGCGGCGCCATGAATCATTACCTCCGCTACGACGGCCCGCAGCTGCTGGGGCCCCTTCGGTTGGAGGCACGGCTGGAGTACCGGCAGGAGAAGAGCAGCCCCTTCTTCGGCGCGGGCAACCTGTCCGCCCCGGACTTCCGCGGCGACGTGGACGACCAGAAGTACAACTTCGACAAGGGCTCGCCGGGCCTCTGGGTGCGCCTGCGCGGCCGGCCCTTTGGTGAGAACCACCCGTTCCAGTCGTACGTGGGCTACGGCTGGCGCTACACGCGCGTGTCCCCCTACGCGACGTCCATCCTGGCGCAGGAGAAGCCCATCGGCATCGAGGGTGGGCCCAGCGGGCAGCTGCTGGCGGGCGCGCTCTGGGACACGCGCGACGACGAGTCCGACCCCACCTCCGGCGGCGTGGAGGAGGTCGCGCTGCGGGTGTCCGGCCTGGCCACCTTCAGCCGCTACCAGTACGCGGGCGTGACGCTGAGCGAGCGCCGCTACATCAAGCTCACGCCGCGGCTGGTGTTCGCGCAGCGGCTCACGCTGGACATGCTGTTCGGCGAGGTGCCGTTCTTCGAGTGGATGACGACGGGCGGCGTCAACGTCTCCGAGGGCATTGGCGGCATGAGCAGCGTGCGCGGCATCGAGCGCAACCGCTTCGCCGGCAACGTGAAGGCGTTCAGCAATTCGGAGCTGCGCTTCCAGGCGGCGCGCATGAGTGTCTTCGGCCAGCCGCTCGCGCTGGGCGCGGTGGTGTTCCTGGACCTGGGCCGCGTGTGGCACCCGGGCGTGTCGGATGGCAAGTGGCATGAATGGCACCCGGGCATCGGCGGCGGGTTGCGCTTCTCGCGCCGCGCGGCGGTGGTGCGCATGGACTACGCGCGCTCCACCGAGACGGGCCGCCAGCGCTTCTACATCACGTTCGGTCACATGTTCTAACGGCGCGCCCGGGCGCGCGCCGCGACATTTCAGACGAGCGAATCCACCCAGCCGCGAAGCCGCGCGTCCGCCTGCGCCTCGCCGCGCACGCCCTGCTCCACGTCCAGCGTCAGCGTGAGGAAGCCGCGCGACTCCAGGCCCTGGCGCAGCGCGTCCCGCGCCTGCGCGTCCGGGGCGAAGAGGATGCAGCCGTCGCCACCGCCCGCGCCGGACAGCTTGCCCGCGCAGCCGTAGGACGCCGCGAGCGCCAGCACCCGGCGCATGCCCTCGGTCTCCAGCGGGCCCAGCTCCAGGAGCAGCGCGTGCTGGGCCTTCACGGCGTCGCTGAAGGCGCGGAAGTCGCCGCCGCCCAGGCCGTCCTCGATGGCGTGGCCGAGCGCGTCCGAGCGCTCCACGAAGGCCGCGCGGCCCGCCTCCGCGAGCCGTGCCTCCACCTGGGCGATGAGCAGCTTGGTGGACGCGCTCTCGCCGGTGAAGGCGTAGAGCATGGCCACGCGAGGCACGGGCATGCGCCAGAGGTCCACCGGCGGAGACTCCGCGAGCGCGGCGTTGAAGCGGCCGGTGTTGGCGGCGTCCGCGAGCGCGGTGACGTCATAGCGGCGGTAGCGCGCGAGTCCGCCCGCGAAGCTGGCCGCCACGTCACCGCCGCTGCCCTTGCCGCCCTGCCCCAGCGTGTGCGCGACGAGCGCGAGCTTCAGCACGTCGAACTTCTCTTCCAGCACGAAGCGCGCGGCCTCCGCGGCGAGCACCGTCGCGGAGGCGCTGCCGCCGATGCCCAGCTTGTGGCCGCCCGGGCCCAGCGCGCCCGGCGCCACCGCGACGTCGAAGCCCACGCTCGCGCGGCCGTGCGCGCGCAGGGCTTCATCCAGGGTGCGGGCGACGAACGAGAAGCCGGCGGGCACCTCGCGCTCCCACTTCACGCCCCGAGGCGTGGTCAGGCCCTGGAGCGTGCCCTCCTCCAGGCAGATGTGGACGCACGAGTCGTTGCGCCTGCGCACGAAGGCGGCCGTGCGGGGCGCGACCGCGGCCACCCGCGAGACGCCTCCCCACAGCACGGCGTACTCGCCGGAGACGAACAGCTTGCCCGGGGCGGAGAGCGCTCGCTCCATCAGACCGTCACCTCGGCTCCGGGCGCCCCGGAGCATCCGTCGCGCCCGGGCCACCGCCGCGGGGCCGCCGCCGCGCGCTTCATCGGGACGCGACGCGCGACGCGCGCCCCCAGGCACGGCGCGTCCACGGGAGCCTCGACTCCAGCCCGGGTGCGACGCGCGAGGCCCATCAGAACAGGTGCTCCGCCAGGAGCGTCGCGTCCCCGCCGGGCACGCAGCGCACCACGTCCACGGCCCCGCAGGCGCGGGCCAGGGCCTCCGCCGCGACCTCGTGCGCCGCGTCCGTCAGCAGCACCGGGTTCGGGCCCGCGTCGAGCGTGAACCACACGGGCACGCCCTTCTTGCGCTGCTCGCGCAGGTGCTGGATGAGCCCCAGCGTCGCCGGGCTCAGGTAGCAGAGCGGGGGGTCGGCCGCGAGCGAGGTGCAGTGCATCCGCCACGCGTTGCGCTCGCACAGCTCGCCGAGCGCCTCCAGGTCCTTGCTCGCGATGAGCTCCCGGGCGCGGGGCACCTCCGCCTCCGCGTCCTTCACCCACGCCGGGTAGTACGGGCTCGTCTCCACCGTGCCCTTCATCCCGTCCCGCGACTTCACCTCTTTCTCGCCGCGGTCGAGGATGGCCACCACCATGCGCAGGTCCGCCCAGTGGCCCGCGTCGAAGCGCTGCACGGCGTAGCTGTCCTCGCCGTCCGCGCGCTCGCCGCGCAGCCACTCGCAGAAGCCGCCCTGCACGCTGCGGCACGCGGAGCCGCTGCCCCGGCGGGCCAGGATGCTGGAGGCCCGCGTGTCCTCCGGCAGGCCCGCCGCCGCGCGTCCCGCCACCGCCAGCGCCGCGAACCCCGCCGCGCTGCTCGCGAGCCCGGCCGCCATCGGGAAGTCCCCGCGCGACACCACCTTCGCGGGCCCCAGG encodes the following:
- a CDS encoding mevalonate kinase family protein, with the translated sequence MERALSAPGKLFVSGEYAVLWGGVSRVAAVAPRTAAFVRRRNDSCVHICLEEGTLQGLTTPRGVKWEREVPAGFSFVARTLDEALRAHGRASVGFDVAVAPGALGPGGHKLGIGGSASATVLAAEAARFVLEEKFDVLKLALVAHTLGQGGKGSGGDVAASFAGGLARYRRYDVTALADAANTGRFNAALAESPPVDLWRMPVPRVAMLYAFTGESASTKLLIAQVEARLAEAGRAAFVERSDALGHAIEDGLGGGDFRAFSDAVKAQHALLLELGPLETEGMRRVLALAASYGCAGKLSGAGGGDGCILFAPDAQARDALRQGLESRGFLTLTLDVEQGVRGEAQADARLRGWVDSLV
- the mvaD gene encoding diphosphomevalonate decarboxylase is translated as MKATVRAHPNIALVKYWGKRDDALILPHQSSLSLTLAPIHVTTTVEFGAAADSVELHGHVAKGSERDRVLRLLDAVRVQAGRDLGPAKVVSRGDFPMAAGLASSAAGFAALAVAGRAAAGLPEDTRASSILARRGSGSACRSVQGGFCEWLRGERADGEDSYAVQRFDAGHWADLRMVVAILDRGEKEVKSRDGMKGTVETSPYYPAWVKDAEAEVPRARELIASKDLEALGELCERNAWRMHCTSLAADPPLCYLSPATLGLIQHLREQRKKGVPVWFTLDAGPNPVLLTDAAHEVAAEALARACGAVDVVRCVPGGDATLLAEHLF
- the omp85 gene encoding Omp85 family outer membrane protein; the protein is MLAPVVFLFFLLLSLSAVAAGRTAPGLVPVKQTPTMDGIALPLLSFSSDQGFGYGAVGGMYLYGPGKSPYAHALAAQVFFSSRGAMNHYLRYDGPQLLGPLRLEARLEYRQEKSSPFFGAGNLSAPDFRGDVDDQKYNFDKGSPGLWVRLRGRPFGENHPFQSYVGYGWRYTRVSPYATSILAQEKPIGIEGGPSGQLLAGALWDTRDDESDPTSGGVEEVALRVSGLATFSRYQYAGVTLSERRYIKLTPRLVFAQRLTLDMLFGEVPFFEWMTTGGVNVSEGIGGMSSVRGIERNRFAGNVKAFSNSELRFQAARMSVFGQPLALGAVVFLDLGRVWHPGVSDGKWHEWHPGIGGGLRFSRRAAVVRMDYARSTETGRQRFYITFGHMF
- a CDS encoding lysylphosphatidylglycerol synthase transmembrane domain-containing protein encodes the protein MRLPNAGGRTWLKVLGAVVGLALSVLLLSTAFFKWNLSGQGELFIPRFPLRKFVDDLPGHLVWLVPFLLLQASLVPLRAVQWQATLRRPIPFRDRYHLVGIGVFVHNALPGKLGEVTRAFLLSRTQHVPFIRGLGTVGVCKLMEFACLMLLVALSFLGPFGETMAHFRGEMKVALSLCIGLVALVVLLAHWAAPLGRWLHQRHSLPRVDSFLSHVGEGLGTARSFKGMAKVFFFSIFPVFASALAYGLALRGVHIPGGLFAGAVVLGAISLGQALPGVPAGMGIYYFVTSWAARSLGANPEDAAAFATLTHLGTVLSLVSVGAWSVYRSKLRIRDLRKGGRLANAAAHHVAHEAVEPAPP
- a CDS encoding alkaline phosphatase family protein, whose protein sequence is MRESLNELVSENSRNWANRLVRRIGSKVPPVAARRPRNALLVHLDGVPKALLDEAIVSGQMPFVSHLVRSGAYHLENAFWGAPTSTPFFQAGLLYGLQHPNLPGYSWFDRTLGRKVQMNAPADAMAIDARLRGHGRMSLLDHGGHTYFSLFHAGARNHMCMSTLSSFKLMARSLSYEMQGLGSARTRGAWEFLCSLGMESWHAVHEVNQWARSLNDWRHEQGFLLSRILLQRLGWSFAYTKSLVDMVRGVPLIYLVYGNYDEVAHRRGPRSALALSELHRVDASLAELFAVARAAPEPYDVILLSDHGHVDSLPLEQRQGRRLEAVLFEGPTPPLHDDVWRGLLDGRAPPAPDTSVREPFRPVVVEAGNFAHVYLSGRPAPLEARELLSRYPEVLARALDNPDIGMLAMRRGTEAVVVMGGGVYGPADLDRAPLTSEYSRHAVADFLHGLPRMDTAGDLVLFGAAVRKGGTVGFAWEFGSHGGLTRVESDSLVMWPAHGPVDLSGLSHCSRLHERLAEAYLDTGSPRSLH
- the hscA gene encoding Fe-S protein assembly chaperone HscA, which encodes MSNNGYLQIHDPLKPKGHVVGIDLGTTHSLVASVTQGKPRCVPVDEGDSLLLPSVVHYGKDGGVVVGARARRLAAEAPTDTIVSVKRFMGRGPDDAETRKLGHYRFAPSAQVVRFDVAGGQPVTPIEVSGEILRALKRRAEAHFSGKVEQAVITVPAYFDDAQRQATRDAGKLAGLEVLRLLNEPTAAALAYGLDKGSQGLFAVYDLGGGTFDISILKLEDGVFEVKSTGGDSALGGDDFDRAIAERVLQKMGVGSPSPEQVAEVLGSARRAKEALTDAAEVTLTVGGHSQPVTRADFEAWIQPLVAKTGAVCRRALKDAGAAPGELDGVILVGGSTRVPAVRRFVAELFGREPLGDIDPDQVVALGAAVQASLLTDGNRQDEVLLLDVIPLSLGLETMGGITEKLIPRNSTIPTAAAQVFTTFKDHQTGLDVHVVQGERELVQDNRSLARFTLSGIPPMAAGMARVEVRFQVDADGILSVTAKEQSTGVAQAITVKPSHGLSEEEIEKMLLDSIDFAEDDIQARQLREQQVDAERVLAEADRQLRENAALLEAGEPEAIQAAMDRVREAARGKDYLAVKEALHALDEASRAFIERVMNRAITQVVSGHSVEEY
- a CDS encoding 2Fe-2S iron-sulfur cluster-binding protein, coding for MPKVTFKSPLAEVAVDVPPGTTLLDAAEKGEAQVGHSCGGVCGCSTCHVWVRKGLDSLSEQRDDEMDRLDMGFDVRPYSRLSCQTEVGGEDVTVEITEESLVAFMDENPAIRRQLESEGKWPLKK